CCTGCGGCAGGCCGCGTCCGACACCGAGGCCATCGTTACCGCCGAGGACCACTACCCCGAGGGCGGCCTCGGCGAAGCGGTCGCGGCGGCAGTCAGCGGCGCCGGCGCCGCGGTGCATGTGCAGGCGGTGCGGCGCGCGCCGCACTCCGGCAAGGGCGCCGAGCTGCTCGCCGAGCAGGGCCTGGACGCCGCCGGCATCGCCGCCGCCGCCCGCAGCGCCCTGGCGTAGCTCTCCAAGGTCAGCCGCCGCCAAGGAGCGCGCGGCTGGCGATGTAGCGTCTCTTGGGATCGTGCGGCCCGGTTCCCACCTCGCGCACGAGCCCGCGCGACACCAGCCTGGCGAGACGGGTCCGAGTCGTGCGCGGGGTGAGTCCAACCGCCTTGGCAACCTGGGCGGAGCCGTACTCGCCGCCGTCTTTCAACAAGGCGAGGATCGACTGGTCCGTGGCGTCGAGGGCGTATCCGGTCGCGGCGCCGAGGTCCCCCACGGCAACGACTGGGGCGCCGTCGCCGCGCCTGGCCGCGACGGTGTGGATGGTCACGCGCAAGCGCAGGCCAATCTCCTCCCACACCGGGGGAGCGAGACCGGCTTCGCGGCACGTTGCGATCATGCGCTGAACACCGCTGCCCCACTGCTCGACCAGTCCGAGCTCGTGGAACACCCGGCCGATGGTCCGGTTGCGGAGCTTGGAGATGCCCTGGGGCAGATCATCGAGCGTCAACCCGAACGGGAGCAGGCCGGGGTTCTCCACCTCGATCCTGTTGTCGAAGATGGCGAGTCTGATCGGCGCTCCCCGTTGCGAGTAGTCCGCGTGCGCGACCGCGTTGATGATCGCTTCGCGGACAGCCACGATCGGGACGCTCCAACGATCCTGGTGTCTGACCTGGCCGATCTCGATGCCGTGCAGCGCATGCTTCTGCACGAAGGCCACCGCATCTTCAATCGCCCGTATCAATGGAGTCTTGATGTCCAGGTGGTCGACGATGGTTGCCTTGTCGGCGCCGGCGAAGCGCCCGGCCTGGATCCAGGCGTCGGGAAAGTGGGCCAGGCGGTCGACCCCGAACAGCAGGATTCCGCCGACCGTGGGCACCATGCTTCCCTGGTGAGGAGTGAGGAGCCGAAGCGTATGCAGATTGTTCGGTGTCAGGGTGCGCGCGGGGGCGAATGATTCGGAGGCAGCTTGGAAGTCGACCGCTTCCGAGTTCAGCGCCGGCAGCGGTCCTTCATCGAACGACTCGCCGGTCGTATAGCGACGCATCTCGGCAACCAGCGCCGCGTCGGCCAGCCGGTTGGAGGATCCGACCCTCGCGTAGGTGCCGCGCTGCAGCCCCTCGCGCGCCAGGTAGTGTGGCCGCGCCGGGCTTGGGAACACTTCGACCGCCAAGACGTGGGAGTTGCGGTAGCTCAGCAGTTCCACGTCTGGAAGAAGGCGTGGCTTGATCGAGTCGCTGACCAGGTTGACCACGCGCTCCTCCAGGTCGAGCGGGTCGGTGACGCCACGGACGTGGCGGGTGCGATCCTCGACGCCGATGAGAATGACACCGC
This sequence is a window from Spirochaetaceae bacterium. Protein-coding genes within it:
- a CDS encoding helix-turn-helix domain-containing protein, translating into MKLTELLRRTEGKNLEFKRDLSSPAGFLRTVVAFANTTGGVILIGVEDRTRHVRGVTDPLDLEERVVNLVSDSIKPRLLPDVELLSYRNSHVLAVEVFPSPARPHYLAREGLQRGTYARVGSSNRLADAALVAEMRRYTTGESFDEGPLPALNSEAVDFQAASESFAPARTLTPNNLHTLRLLTPHQGSMVPTVGGILLFGVDRLAHFPDAWIQAGRFAGADKATIVDHLDIKTPLIRAIEDAVAFVQKHALHGIEIGQVRHQDRWSVPIVAVREAIINAVAHADYSQRGAPIRLAIFDNRIEVENPGLLPFGLTLDDLPQGISKLRNRTIGRVFHELGLVEQWGSGVQRMIATCREAGLAPPVWEEIGLRLRVTIHTVAARRGDGAPVVAVGDLGAATGYALDATDQSILALLKDGGEYGSAQVAKAVGLTPRTTRTRLARLVSRGLVREVGTGPHDPKRRYIASRALLGGG